The following coding sequences lie in one Primulina huaijiensis isolate GDHJ02 chromosome 2, ASM1229523v2, whole genome shotgun sequence genomic window:
- the LOC140970730 gene encoding uncharacterized protein — MGHLIRPRNSSPSHCCSQYRLSKMQRTTSYARLLARNRGFCSKSGDEKIVASVLFERLPVVVPKIDPVIYAFQEFSFRWRQQYLREYPEAFLKKSDARGKGDYQIDYTPAPRITEADKNNDKRSLQRALDRRLYLLLYGTAYGSTGNPVWHFPEKVYESEQTLRRCAESALKSVLGDLSQAYFVGNAPMGHMIIQPLENNLDNHFLKRFFFKSQVIATNKLNIGKCEDFVWVTKDELLSYFPEHAEYLNKMIIS, encoded by the exons ATGGGCCATCTGATAAGACCGAGAAATTCATCGCCCAGTCACTGTTGCTCACAGTACAGGTTGTCGAAGATGCAGAGAACGACGTCGTACGCGAGGCTGCTGGCAAGAAATCGAGGGTTTTGTTCCAAGAGTGGCGATGAGAAGATCGTAGCTTCTGTGCTGTTCGAGAGGCTTCCGGTTGTCGTCCCCAAAATCGACCCCGTTATCTATGCATTTCAAGAGTTCTC GTTCCGATGGAGACAGCAATATCTCCGCGAATACCCTGAAGCTTTCTTGAAAAAATCTGATGCCAG GGGAAAAGGAGATTATCAAATTGACTATACCCCAGCTCCACGGATCACCGAGGCCGACAAAAATAACGATAAAAG GTCACTGCAAAGAGCACTTGATCGTAGACTCTATCTTCTCCTTTATGGTACCGCCTATGGTTCTACAGGGAATCCTGTCTGGCATTTTCCTGAAAAAGTTTATGAGTCTGAGCAGACATTACGCAGG TGTGCGGAATCTGCCTTGAAATCTGTGTTAGGAGATCTTTCCCAGGCATATTTTGTTGGAAATGCTCCAATGGGCCATATGATCATACAACCTTTGGAGAATAATCTGGACAACCATTTTCTTAAG CGATTCTTTTTTAAATCTCAAGTGATTGCCACGAACAAGTTAAATATTGGAAAATGCGAAGATTTTGTCTGGGTCACAAAGGATGAATTACTAAGTTATTTTCCAGAGCATGCCGAATACCTTAACAAGATGATAATCAGCTGA
- the LOC140970729 gene encoding uncharacterized protein — protein sequence MKVSVRPLALLKPLRTPRSVPGRRYLSAETQQSPPPTLPDTSSPISQLHSLLQTTDPNDWPSNPNLPTLLSYLSPASLLNLTRQLPNYQNAMCFFNHLTTMSLQSESLSFAFQAVLEHAMRQNPKFPSKLNELFQLSREQNVPLSINAASLLIKCFGNARMLDELVMVFDSMDPGSKNTSLFNLVIDGYFKCGRVDEALKLLEGMLEQGSGIPPNANTLDIVFSSILGGKGSGKIVIDEEICQLVSSFGEHGIFPDAFWLTQIITKLCQHGKCDKAWDVLHKVINMGCDVGTVSCNALLTGLGKEQDYVKMNLFMKEMQEKGIRPNVVTIAIMIHHLCKFRRVDDALELFEKMRDGELGIEPDLVTFNTLINGLCKVGRQQEGLKLMERMMLEGKCPPDTITYNSLIDGFCKAGELERGRELFEQMNEAGVEPSVSTINTLLDGMCKNGRVSGAMEFFRHMEEKGLKGNPITYTILIVAFCSANNIDKAMKLFYEMQGNGCSPDAVAYYGLISGLSQAGRMDDAWLIVTKMKASGFCLDIVSYNVLLSGFCRKKKMDRVCEIIKDMEQARLKPDRVTYNTLISYFCAEGNFEHAGRLMKKMIKDGLTPNVVTYGALIQGYCSNDNLGEAMRIFRDMGSSLKVPPNTVIYNMLINAQCKSDDLEVALSLMDDMKGKGVKPNTTTYNAIFKGLQQRNWFEKALELMDQMTEHACKPDYVTMEILTEWLSAVGETKKLQSFVKGYKVST from the coding sequence ATGAAAGTCTCTGTTAGACCCCTGGCCCTCCTAAAGCCCCTCAGAACTCCACGCTCCGTCCCCGGTAGACGTTATCTCTCGGCGGAGACCCAACAATCGCCGCCGCCAACACTGCCAGATACCTCCTCTCCCATCTCCCAACTGCACTCTCTCCTCCAGACTACTGATCCTAATGATTGGCCCTCCAACCCTAACCTCCCCACTCTTCTCTCCTACCTGTCTCCCGCCTCACTCCTCAATCTCACCCGACAGCTGCCGAATTACCAAAATGCGATGTGCTTCTTCAACCACCTCACAACGATGTCTCTTCAATCGGAATCCCTTTCCTTTGCGTTCCAAGCAGTTCTGGAGCATGCAATGCGTCAGAATCCGAAGTTTCCCTCCAAGCTTAACGAGCTTTTCCAGCTCTCCAGAGAACAGAATGTTCCTCTTTCCATCAACGCCGCCTCCCTCCTCATCAAGTGCTTTGGAAATGCTAGAATGCTTGATGAATTGGTCATGGTGTTCGATTCCATGGATCCAGGATCAAAAAACACCAGCTTGTTCAATTTAGTTATTGATGGGTATTTCAAATGTGGCCGCGTGGATGAAGCTTTGAAGCTGCTCGAAGGAATGCTGGAACAGGGTTCGGGTATTCCGCCAAATGCCAATACATTGGATATAGTTTTCTCCTCCATTTTGGGGGGAAAAGGGAGTGGGAAGATTGTTATAGATGAGGAAATTTGTCAGCTTGTTTCCAGTTTTGGTGAACATGGCATTTTCCCCGATGCTTTCTGGCTTACGCAAATTATTACGAAGTTATGTCAGCATGGGAAGTGTGATAAGGCTTGGGACGTGCTGCACAAGGTAATAAACATGGGGTGCGATGTTGGGACTGTTTCTTGCAATGCCCTTTTGACAGGGTTGGGGAAAGAGCAGGATTATGTGAAAATGAATTTGTTTATGAAGGAGATGCAAGAGAAAGGGATCAGACCCAATGTTGTGACTATTGCGATCATGATTCATCATTTATGTAAGTTTCGGAGGGTGGATGATGCATTGGAATTGTTTGAGAAGATGAGAGATGGAGAACTTGGTATTGAACCCGATTTAGTTACTTTTAACACATTAATCAATGGATTATGTAAAGTGGGGAGGCAACAGGAGGGTTTAAAGTTGATGGAGAGGATGATGTTGGAGGGTAAGTGCCCACCGGATACAATTACTTATAATTCCTTGATTGATGGATTTTGTAAAGCTGGTGAGCTGGAAAGGGGACGTGAACTGTTTGAGCAAATGAATGAGGCCGGTGTGGAGCCAAGTGTAAGTACAATCAATACTTTACTGGATGGGATGTGTAAAAACGGTAGAGTTAGTGGTGCGATGGAATTTTTCAGACATATGGAAGAGAAGGGCCTGAAAGGGAATCCAATTACTTACACAATCTTGATAGTGGCCTTTTGCAGTGCTAACAATATTGACAAGGCAATGAAGCTCTTCTATGAAATGCAGGGAAATGGCTGCTCTCCAGATGCTGTTGCGTACTATGGCTTGATATCGGGTCTTAGCCAGGCTGGAAGAATGGATGATGCCTGGTTGATCGTAACAAAGATGAAGGCATCAGGTTTCTGCTTGGACATTGTCAGTTACAATGTTCTGCTCAGTGGATTTTGCCGGAAGAAAAAAATGGATAGAGTTTGTGAGATAATTAAAGATATGGAACAAGCTAGATTGAAGCCTGATCGAGTTACGTACAATACCTTAATTTCATATTTCTGTGCTGAAGGGAATTTTGAGCATGCCGGTAGACtgatgaaaaaaatgattaaagatGGTTTAACACCCAATGTTGTCACTTATGGAGCATTGATTCAAGGATACTGCTCGAATGATAATCTTGGCGAAGCTATGAGAATATTCAGAGACATGGGTTCATCTTTAAAGGTGCCACCTAACACAGTTATATACAACATGTTGATCAATGCCCAGTGCAAAAGCGATGATTTAGAGGTTGCCCTTTCCTTGATGGATGATATGAAGGGCAAGGGGGTGAAGCCAAATACCACAACATATAATGCTATCTTCAAAGGCCTTCAGCAGAGGAATTGGTTTGAAAAAGCTTTGGAGCTTATGGATCAGATGACTGAACACGCATGCAAACCTGACTATGTTACCATGGAAATCCTCACTGAGTGGCTTTCTGCAGTCGGTGAGACgaaaaaattacaatcttttGTAAAGGGCTACAAGGTTTCTACTTAA